In Bacteroidota bacterium, the sequence ATCTGCATTGAGATATTCAATTCCGGAATTAATTCCATTCCCGAATTTTGTATGACTTTGAACTTCCAAAAATCCTTCAAGCGTGCCGGAGAGATGATAACTCAAACCAAGTTTAGTGATTCCTGCTAACTCAAGCTTATCAAGGTTGTTTGAGATAAATTGAGGATTTAAGAAATGAAATGCGATTCGAAGGTTTTTATCATGCTCATATATAAAACCTCCCTGAAAACTATAAACTCCTGCCCGCCCAAGTTCATAATTTTGATTAATCGCATAGTGAAAAAGTTGTAGTCCAGCAGATAATTTTTCACTTAATTTCATTCCATAAGAAATTCCAATATGGGTTTCGTTAAATTCAGTTTCGCCAAATTGGAACAATGATAGGCCCAAGGTTCCGTTGGGGAAGGGTAATGCGAGAGCAATGGATTTAGTGCTCAATGATTTTATCATGAATTTGTTTTCGACAAACAGGCCCGTGTTTATTCTGTTTATCGATGCCAACCCTGCCTGGTTATTGATGGCCGACCAAAAATCGGTCATACAAATACTCGTAAAACCTAAGGCCGTTGAGCGGGCACAGGAAACTTCATCAAATATTCCGGCACGAATTATATTAACAGGGCAATTAAACAGAATAACAAATACGATGGTGAAAATCTTCAATTTCATTTAATAGGCTTTGGTATTTAATACTAAAAGGCTGTTTTTGTCGCATTTATTTAAAATATTTTATTCGCATTTCAATGAAGCAGAGTGTTGTTAGCCGGGATTTTTTTATTTTTACAATGAATCAAAAATTAAATGGATGATTAAGCAAAATATTTTTGAATTTCTTGCCGAACTTGAAGCAAATAATAATCGCGAATGGTTTACTCAGCATAAACAATTGTACAATTCAGCTTTTGATGACATGCTGAAAGTGGTTGAATATTTGATTCCGAAAGTTGGGGCGTTCGATCCGGATATTAAAAATCTGGATGCCAAAAAATGCATGTTTCGGATTTATCGG encodes:
- a CDS encoding DUF2461 domain-containing protein; protein product: MIKQNIFEFLAELEANNNREWFTQHKQLYNSAFDDMLKVVEYLIPKVGAFDPDIKNLDAKKCMFRIYRDVRFSKDKAPFKQNFGGFLVKGGRNSGNAGYYLHIE